The following is a genomic window from Opitutus sp. GAS368.
TCTCCGGCCAGACGATGATCATCAAGACGCTCGGCCGCACGGCCGACGAGGATGTCGTCAATCCCGCCGCGATGACCTCGGTCACGCTCGGGCGCAACGGCCTCACGGTCGTCGAAGGCGCGCCCGGCCAGGGCGGTCCGTCCGCCAGCAAGTCACCCGGCAACCGCTCCAAGGCTGTCGCCATGCTGCGCGCCGAGCTCATCAAGGCGCAGGAATACGCCAAGAAGCGCGAGGCCAAGGACGAGACCAAGCGCCCCGGCCGCGACCTGAAATACGAGACCTTGCTGCGCGCCATCGACGGCACGCAGCCGCTGCTCATCACGGCGAACCGCCAGCAGGACATCGCCTCCGCGCTGCGCCTTGCCCGGGAGTTCAACCTCAAGATCGTCCTCGACGGCTGCGCCGACGCCCCGCTGGTGCTCGACGAGATCAAGGCCAGCGGCTTCCCGGTCATCGTCCACCCCACGATGCAGCGCAGCAACGAGGACATGGAAAACCTCAGTGTGGAAACCGCCAGCAGGCTCCACGCCGCCGGCGTGCCCATCGCCCTGCAGAGCAGCTATGAGGGCTACGTGCCGAAGACCCGCGTCGTGTTGCTGGAGGCCGCGGTGGCCGCCGCCAACGGCCTCGGCTTCGACGCCGCGCTCGCCAGCGTCACCAGCGACGCCGCCAAGCTCCTCGGCATCGCCGACCGCACCGGCTCGCTCGAGAAGGGCAAGGACGCCGACCTCGCGCTCTACGACGGCGATCCGTTCGAATACACCAGCCATTGCACCAACACGGTGATCAACGGCCAGGTGTTCACCGACGGCCCGCGCTAGTTATTGTAGGGGCGCCGCTCGTCGGCGCCCGCGGGCGGCGTCAAGCACCGCCCCTACATTCAATCATCGCCCGGCCTGAACGTTTGCGTTCCCACCGGGCCCTTTTATTCTTCAGCGCATGAACGCCGCCGTCATCACCGAGGTCAAAAAGCCTGTCGCCTTCCAATCGGTGCCCGAGCCCGCTGCTGTGCCCGGCCGGGCCATCGTGCGCCTCAAAGCCGCCGCCCTCAACCACCGCGACCTGTGGATCCAGCTCGGGCTTTACGCCGGCATCAAGCTGCCGGTCATTCCCGGCTCCGACGGCGCCGGCGTGGTCGAATCCGTGGGCGACGCCGCCGACCAGCCGTGGATCGGCCGCGAGGTCATCATCAACCCGTCGCTCGACTGGGGCCACGATACCCGCGCCCAGGGTCCGCAATTCCGCATCCTCGGCCTGCCGGACAGCGGCACGTTCGCGGAGAAGATTTCCATTCCCGTCGCCAACCTCGCCCCGAAGCCCGTGCATCTCTCGTGGCCGCAGGCCGCGGCGCTGCCGCTGGCTGGCATGACGGCCTGGCGGGCGCTTTTCACGCGCGCGCAGCTCACGGGCGGTGAGCGCGTGCTCGTCACCGGCGTGGGCGGCGGCGCGGCGCTGTTCGCGCTGCAATTCGCCGCGGCCGCCGGCGCCGAGGTGTGGGTCACCTCAAGTTCGCCCGAAAAGATTGCCCGCGCCCAAACCCTCGGCGCGGCCGGTG
Proteins encoded in this region:
- a CDS encoding amidohydrolase family protein translates to MKTAIRFFLLASLLAAPFALRAEDLAITGDTVYTMAGAPLKNGVVLVHDGKIEAVGPAASVKIPAGYRVLKAAVVTPGLIDAHATVGLSGLLNQTQDQDMLDKSSSVQPELRAIDAYNAKDPLVAWVRSFGVTTVNTGHAPAALISGQTMIIKTLGRTADEDVVNPAAMTSVTLGRNGLTVVEGAPGQGGPSASKSPGNRSKAVAMLRAELIKAQEYAKKREAKDETKRPGRDLKYETLLRAIDGTQPLLITANRQQDIASALRLAREFNLKIVLDGCADAPLVLDEIKASGFPVIVHPTMQRSNEDMENLSVETASRLHAAGVPIALQSSYEGYVPKTRVVLLEAAVAAANGLGFDAALASVTSDAAKLLGIADRTGSLEKGKDADLALYDGDPFEYTSHCTNTVINGQVFTDGPR
- a CDS encoding zinc-binding dehydrogenase, coding for MNAAVITEVKKPVAFQSVPEPAAVPGRAIVRLKAAALNHRDLWIQLGLYAGIKLPVIPGSDGAGVVESVGDAADQPWIGREVIINPSLDWGHDTRAQGPQFRILGLPDSGTFAEKISIPVANLAPKPVHLSWPQAAALPLAGMTAWRALFTRAQLTGGERVLVTGVGGGAALFALQFAAAAGAEVWVTSSSPEKIARAQTLGAAGGVSYRDAGWPAQLQKKAGGLFDVIIDSAGGEGFGKLIELTRPGGRIAFFGATTGNPPGLDLRKSFFRQISILGTTMGSPADFHGMQQFVEMHRLAPVVDQSFALADAEAAFRHMEAGAQFGKIGLSM